Below is a window of Polyangiaceae bacterium DNA.
AAGGGAGCGCAGGTGGCCTGCGACTTCCCGATGCCGCAGCCGCCGGCGGGCAAAGAGCTGGATCCGAGCACCATCAAGATCTCCTACACGCCGGGCGGCGGAGGTTCCCCCGCCGAGTTCTCGCAGGTGGCGAACGCCGCGGCGTGCACGCCCAACGCCTTCTACATCGAGGGCAACCAGCTGAAGCTCTGCCCTGGCCCCTGCGCCACGGTGAAGGCCGACTCGACCGCCAAGATCGAGATCCTCGCGCTCTGCAAGGGCTCCGGACCGAACTGAGCGCCGCGCTCAGCCCCGCTCCAGCGCCGGGCGCCAGCGCGGGCTGGCCTCGAAGCGCTCGCGAATCACCCGCAGCGTGCGCGCCGTCACGGCCAGATCGGCGCGGGAGAGCCCCGGCTCGATGGTGCGGAGCACGCGCTCGTCGATGCGGTCCATGCGCTCCACCATCTGGCTTCCGCGGGCAGTGATCGCGACGCGCCTCGAGCGGGCGTGCTCGGGGTTGTCCACCAGGCGCACCAGCCCGTCCGCCCTGAGGGAGTCGACCACCTCCTGCACGCTCTGCCGGCGGATGTTCCGCGTACGCGCCAGCTCCGGCACGGTCTGAGCTCCGTAACGCAGGAGCCCGCGCAGGATGCCGCGGCGTGCGGTGGAGCGGCCGCCCTCTCCGTAGATCTGCTCCGCAACCCAGCGCAAGCGATGGAACAGGCCGATGCTCTCGTCCACGATGGCGCGCAGCTCGCCTTTGTCGTGGCGCTTCTTCAGTCGGCGGGGGGCGCGGGGCTTCATCCCGGGATCCTGTCATTTGACAGGCTACCTGTCGAATGGCGGGGGTCTGCCTCTGGCGCCTGCCCGGGCGTCGTGACAAGGGAGGGACGGCAAGGGAGGTTTCGAGTGGCAGACACCATCAGGGGTCTCGAGCGCTTGGCGTTCGAGCTGACCGAAGAGCAGAAGCTGGCCGCGGCGATGGCCAGGGACTTCGCCGAGCGAAGGCTCCTGCCAGGGGCGGCCGAGCGCGATCGCACCGGCGCGTTCCCCTCCGACGAGCTCCGGGAGCTCGCCGGGCTCGGCCTGTTGGCGATGCGCGTCCCGGTGGACGACGGCGGGGCCGGGCTGGACACGGTGGGCTATGCGCTATGCATGGAGGCCATCGCCGAGGCCTGCTCCTCCGTCGCGGTGGTGCTCGCCTCGAGCAACCTCTCCGCCAAGATCCTCAGCGACTACGGCACTCCGGCGCAGAAGGCCGAGTGGCTCGCGCCCTACGTGCGCGGCCAGAGCGGTCCGCTGAGCTTCGCGCTGAGCGAGCCGGGCTGCGGCTCCGACGCATCGGCCCTCGCCACCACGGCGCGCCTGGAGGGCGAGACCTGGCTGCTCGACGGCGGGAAGATGTGGACCACCGGGGCCTCCCACGCGGGCCTGCACCTGGTGTTCGCGCGCAGCGACGGCGCGGGCAAGGCCGGGATCAGCTGCTTCGCCGTGCCGCACGACACGCCGGGTCTGTCAGTTGGCAAGGACGAGGACAAGATGGGGCAGCGCGCCTCGGGCACGGCACCGCTCACGCTGGAGGCGTGCCGCATCCCGGCTCGGAACCTGATCGGACAGCGGGGCCAGGGCTACTCCGTGGCGCTGTCGGCGCTGGCGCCGGGCCGCGCCGGCATCGCCGCGCTGTCCATCGGCCTGGCGGAGGCAGCGCTGGCTGCCGGGCGCGCCTACGCCGAGGAGCGGCGCGCCTTCGGCAAGCGATTGACCGAGTTCCAGAACACCCAGTTCGTCTTGGCGGACTCTCGCACGGAGCTGGACGCGGCGTGGCTCCTGACGCTCCGGGCCGCGAAGCTCATCGACCTGGGCGATCGCGCCGTGGCCGAGAGCAGCATGGCCAAGCTGTTCGCCTCGGAGGCCGCGGGCCGCATCATCGACCGCATGGTGCAGGTGCACGGGGGCTACGGCTACTCGCGCGAGTTCCTGGTCGAGCGCCTGTACCGCGACATCCGCGTGACCCGCATCTACGAGGGCACGAGCGAGGTGCAGCGGCTGGTCGTCGCCCGAGAGCTCGCCTCCTGAGGTAAGCTCCTCGGCATGGCCAGGCTCGCGGGCATCGCGCTCTGTCTCTTCACGCTCTTGCTCGCCGGGTGCGACGACCCGGAGCGCTGCAAGACCACGCCGGAGTGTATGAAGCAGGGCAAGTGCAGCGTGAGCGAGCGGGGCGCCTGCGTGGTGGCCTCGAACGAGGACTGCAAGGGGAGCGAGGCCTGCAAGCTCCACGGCGCGTGCAGCGCGAAGGACGCCGCCTGCGCGGTCGCCGGCGACTCCGACTGCCAGGCGAGCGAAGACTGCAAGAGCCGTGGCATGTGCAGCGCCCACCAGGGCAGCTGCGTGAACATCGCGAGCTCCATCCACCCCGAGTGCGCCAAGAGCTGCGGCAGCGAAGGACTGTGCGTGTCGCAGGGCGGGCGCTGCGTCGCCTTGTCTCGCTTCCACTGCGCGGGCACCAGCGGGGACAAGCCGGAAAAGGAGAGCCCCTGCGCGATGCGCGGGGAGTGTGCGGGGAAGGACGGGCGCTGCAGCGCGGACTCGGACAAGAGCTGCGCGGACTCGGCGGCCTGCAAGAAGGACGGGCAGTGTACTGCCAAAAACGGGCGCTGCGTGGCGACGGCCGAGTCCTGCAAAGCTCAGAACGCCTGCGCGCGGGACGGAAAGTGCGGGGAGAAGGCCGGCGCCTGCGTGGCGACCTCCAGCGCGGACTGCAAGGCGAGCGCGCGCTGCAAGCTCGAGGGGACGTGCTCGATGAAAGACGGCGCGTGCGTGGCGGCCTCGGCCGCGGATTGCCAGCGCTCGAGCGTGTGCGCCCAGGCCAAGCGCTGCGCGTTCAAGGACGGCGCCTGTGTCTCCGCCGGCGGAGGCAAAGGCGGCGCCGTGGACGACGGTCCGCCGGACAAGACCCGAAAGACGACCATCGACGGGGTGTTCGGTCTCGGGGGCTGAGGGCGATCAGCGGCCCTTGCGCTCGTATTTGCAGGCGCCGCTCCGGTAGGCGCGGACCTTTCGACAGTCCTTCACTCGCGCCGGGTCAGGTAGAAGAAGTCGCGCGGTGAGGCTCGCTCGGCGTAGTCGTCCTTCTCGAAGACGAAGCCCTTGAAGAGCGTCTCGGCCTCGAGCTTGCCGGGCGTGGGCTCGCTGAACAGCACGAGCTTGGGGAACGAGTAGTTCACGTCGAGCTGGGCGACCGCGTCCGCGCCGGCGTGGCTCATGCCGTCGGCCAGCGCTCGGGCCGTGGTGTGGTCCCCGAGGCCCACGTAGAGCACGTCGCCGCTCGCTGACAGGCCGAGGGCCGAGCGCCGGATCACCGTCTCGCCCTCCAGCGCAGCGCCCCAGCCGCGGGTCTCCTCGTCCCAGAGCGAGGCGTGACGCTTTCCGGACTCGAACAGGCAGGGCGGAGTGCCCCGCCAGAAGCGCATTCGCGCCTCGCCGTCGGCCAGCGCCTTCCAGGTTCCGACGCGCAGCGTGCCGTCGTCGTAGGCGGCGATGGTGCAGGAGATGGCGCGTGCCGGCACGAAGGTCACGCCCGCGGTGCGCAGCCCGTAGTTGCCGTGCTCGGTCTTGAAACCGCCGTTGAACGCGGCGAGCAAGCGCCCGCGATGCGCGGGGTCGATCCGGCCCGGGCGCTTGGCTTCGCGCCCGGCGCTGGTGGTGGGTTTCGGATCGACGATCCCGGTGACCAGGTGGAGCTCCACCTTCGCGACCTCCAGCGCCACGACGAACAGCGCCGCCCAGGGTCGCGTCTTGTCGGGGTGGAGCTGGGTCTTCCAGAGCAGCGGCGGTGCCTCCGGGTGGCGCGGATCGACGACAGGCACCCAGACTCCGTCCACCGGCGTGGCGACCTTCGGGTGCAACGCGCCGACGTCTTTGGGGCGCCAGAACGGCGGGGGTGGCGGTGCGTCACTCCCGCCGTCGCCGGGCGGCGGGGCGGCCGAAGCCCGAGGCGCCGGCAGCTCCCACGCCGCCTCCGGAGCCGTGCCGCTCCGCGCGAGGCGGCGCAGGCGATCCTCGACGCCGTAGGCGAAGGCCTCGATGCGGGCCACCGCGTTCACCCCCAGCACGCTGCGGCCTCG
It encodes the following:
- a CDS encoding MarR family transcriptional regulator — translated: MDESIGLFHRLRWVAEQIYGEGGRSTARRGILRGLLRYGAQTVPELARTRNIRRQSVQEVVDSLRADGLVRLVDNPEHARSRRVAITARGSQMVERMDRIDERVLRTIEPGLSRADLAVTARTLRVIRERFEASPRWRPALERG
- a CDS encoding acyl-CoA dehydrogenase family protein encodes the protein MEQADALVHDGAQLAFVVALLQSAGGAGLHPGILSFDRLPVEWRGSASGACPGVVTREGRQGRFRVADTIRGLERLAFELTEEQKLAAAMARDFAERRLLPGAAERDRTGAFPSDELRELAGLGLLAMRVPVDDGGAGLDTVGYALCMEAIAEACSSVAVVLASSNLSAKILSDYGTPAQKAEWLAPYVRGQSGPLSFALSEPGCGSDASALATTARLEGETWLLDGGKMWTTGASHAGLHLVFARSDGAGKAGISCFAVPHDTPGLSVGKDEDKMGQRASGTAPLTLEACRIPARNLIGQRGQGYSVALSALAPGRAGIAALSIGLAEAALAAGRAYAEERRAFGKRLTEFQNTQFVLADSRTELDAAWLLTLRAAKLIDLGDRAVAESSMAKLFASEAAGRIIDRMVQVHGGYGYSREFLVERLYRDIRVTRIYEGTSEVQRLVVARELAS